In the genome of Mucilaginibacter defluvii, one region contains:
- a CDS encoding DUF4980 domain-containing protein yields the protein MLQLHAADLPIKITKRYLNLPVSQAQQRSNMKFTVGGKKEREFKIRLASGEPEYWVFCDVSNLKGKTVTISYEGDNAGLSKIYQDDKIAGQDSMYHEKNRPQFHFTTRRGWINDPNGMIFYEGEYHLFYQHNPYEREWENMSWGHAVSKDMIHWQELPVALSPDDMGTMFSGSAVIDYNNTAGFNKGKPPAMIATYTVDGHNKQVQCMAYSLDKGRTWTKYKGNPLIDSKENGTAYKRRPTCSGSI from the coding sequence GTGTTGCAATTACACGCGGCTGATCTGCCCATTAAAATTACCAAGCGGTATTTGAACCTGCCGGTATCGCAGGCGCAACAACGCAGCAACATGAAGTTTACCGTTGGTGGCAAAAAGGAGCGCGAGTTTAAGATACGCTTGGCCAGTGGCGAACCTGAATACTGGGTGTTTTGCGATGTAAGTAACCTGAAAGGCAAAACCGTTACCATCAGTTACGAAGGTGACAATGCAGGGCTCTCAAAAATTTATCAGGATGATAAAATTGCCGGGCAGGATTCCATGTACCACGAAAAGAACCGTCCGCAGTTTCACTTTACCACACGCCGCGGCTGGATCAATGACCCTAACGGAATGATATTTTACGAAGGCGAGTATCACCTGTTCTACCAGCATAACCCGTACGAACGTGAGTGGGAAAACATGTCGTGGGGCCATGCAGTGAGTAAAGATATGATACACTGGCAGGAGCTGCCCGTAGCGCTTAGTCCGGATGATATGGGCACCATGTTCTCGGGTTCGGCAGTTATTGATTATAACAACACCGCCGGTTTTAACAAAGGTAAACCCCCTGCCATGATTGCAACTTATACGGTTGACGGGCACAACAAGCAGGTACAGTGCATGGCTTACAGCCTTGATAAAGGCCGTACCTGGACAAAATATAAGGGCAATCCGCTGATTGATTCAAAAGAAAATGGAACAGCCTACAAGCGCCGGCCAACCTGTTCGGGCAGCATATAA